AATGCCAATGAAGAATAAAACTTTTTCTATACAGTGTAGTGAAAATTTTTTTATCATATGGGCTCCTCAAAATTTTGTTTTATAGGTGTAGTATACGCTGCAATAAAGTTTGTTACAAGATTTTATGGGGAATTTGACCAGTTATTCATAGAAAAGTTCTGAAAAAATATAGAAAAATACCATGATAAAACATAGTTAGAATTGACTGACCTATAGGCGTGGAGATATAATTAAAAATAATGATGCAGACGGAGTGGAAGATTCCTATCTGAATGCTGAATGGAGATAATTTTATACAAGAGACTTTGACGGCAAGGTAGATCCGAGCGGGAAACAGTTGGTGATATACGAAGATGTATAGTGGGACTCGTCTACCGTTTTGGGAGGCGGGTTTTTTTGTGTATACGATAAATTGCCTGCTTGGTTATAGAAAGGAAAAAGGATTATGTTAAAGATTGCAATTTATGGAAAGGGCGGTATTGGAAAGTCTACGATTACGTCCAATCTGGCGGCAGCATTTGCGGCGATGGGAAAGAAAGTAATCCAGATTGGATGTGATCCGAAGGCAGATTCTACGATCAATCTGCTTGGCGGCGAGCCGCTCAGACCGGTGATGAATTATATGAGAGAAGAGGATGAAGAACCGGAGGAGCTTTCAGATATTGCAAAAGAAGGCTATGGTGGTGTGCTCTGCATTGAAACAGGTGGACCGACACCGGGACTTGGATGCGCGGGGCGCGGGATTATTGCCACATTCCAGCTGTTAGAAGATTTGCAGTTATTTGAAACATATAAGCCGGATGTTGTACTTTATGACGTTCTTGGTGATGTGGTATGCGGTGGATTTGCAGCACCGATCCGGGAAGGGTACGCCGAAAAGGTTCTGATCGTAACTTCTGGAGAAAAGATGGCACTTTATGCAGCAAATAATATTTCAAGTGCGGTGAGGAATTTTGAGGACAGAAGCTATGCCAGAGTATTCGGTATTGTACTGAACCACAGGAATGTGGAAAATGAGACGGAAAAAGTACAGGCATTTTCCGAAAAAAGCGGGATCCCGATCGTCGGGGAAATCCCGAGAAGTGATGAGATCATCCGCTATGAGGATCAGGGAATGACGGTGATCGAAGGGGACAAAGATTCCGCGATCAGTAAGAGATTTTTTGATCTGGCAGAGTTATTACTGAAGAGTGAGGAATAGAAGGTATGGCAAAAGAAGCATATTATTGTACCGTAAAAGAATTAAATAAACTGGGAAGAGATGCGATTCCGGCACAGCTCCGGTCGAATACACACCTGATCTACAGCTCACCGGCAACGCTTGCATTTAACTCACCGGGAGCAGAAGGATTCGGAGTAAAAAGAGCGGGACTTGCTGTACCGGATTCGATCATGCTGATCGTGGCACCGGGCTGCTGTGGACGAAATACTTCGCTTATCAGTTCCATGAGGGAATATGATAACCGTTTTTTCTATCTGATGATGGACGAGACCGATATCGTAACGGGACGTCATTTGAAAAAGATTCCGAAGGCAGTAGAAGAAATCTGCAATTGCTGTGAAAAGAGACCGTCCGTTGTGATGATCTGTATTACCTGTGTAGATGCTCTTCTTGGGACGGACATGGAGCGTGTGTGCAGAAAAGCGGAAGAAAGAGCCGGACTTCCGGTTCGACCATGCTACATGTACGCGCTGACAAGAGAAGGAAGAAAGCCGCCGATGGTGCATGTACGTCAGTCTTTATATTCCCTTCTGGAGCCAAAGAAGAAAAAAGGAAATGTGGTGAACCTGCTTGGATTTTTCTCGCCGCTGATCGATGAGTGTGAGCTGTATGATCTTTTGCACAGCGCAGGAGTTAAGACCATCCATGAAATCTCCAGATGCAAGGACTATGAGGAATATCAGACCATGTCTGAGGCAAATTTTAATCTGGTACTTCACCCGGAAGCCAGATTTGCGGCAGAGGATTTTCATAACCGTCTGCAGATTCCGTTTATTGAACTCAGGAGACTCTACCAGACAGACAAGATCGCCAGCCAGTATCAGGCATTTGGGAAAGTGCTTGGGGTGACATTTTCTGATGAAGTTTATCGTGAAAAAGCGGAAGAAACCGTGGCAAAATTCAAAGAGAAACGGCCGGATGCAAGCTTTGCGATCGGGGAATGCATGAACGGAGATCCATTTGAAATGGCACTTGCGATGATCAAATATGGATTTAAGGTGCCAGAAATCTATGGAACACTGACAGCAGAGAACTTTATTTACCTAAACCAGTTATCCCAGCTCAGCCCGGAGACGAAGGTATTTTCCAATATGGAACCGACCATGCTGTACTACGATCCGGAAAAGAGCGGCGTGAATATGACCATTGGAAAGGATGCGGGATACTATCATCCGGATCAGCCGAATGTGATCTGGAATCAGGACAGACAGCCTTATGGTTATGCAGGTGTGACACGGTTGTTTGAAACCCTTTTGGAGGTGTAGTATGAGAGGACTTAGAAAATATCTGACACCATTTGCACCGGATCAGTCTGGCGCAGTGTCTGTGTTATATGAACTTGGCGGAATCATCGTCATCTGCGACGCGGGAGGATGCACAGGAAATGTCTGCGGTTTTGATGAGCCGAGATGGTTTGAACGGAAAAGTGCAGTATTCAGCGCAGGACTTCGTGATATGGATGCAATCCTTGGAAGAGATGACCGTCTGGTCGCAAAGCTGGTCGATGCAGCTGATAAGATTGATGCGAATTTTGCGGCGATTGTCGGCACTCCGGTTCCGGCTGTGATCGGAACGGATTACCAGGCACTGAAAAGAATGTGTGAAAAAAAGACCGACCTTCCGATTCTTGCCATTGATACCGACGGAATGGAGCTTTATGATAAAGGGGAAGAAAAAGCGTATCTTGCATTATTTACTGCATTTGCAAAGGAAAAATATGAAGTATGCAAAGAAAAAGTCGGTATCCTTGGAATGACGCCACAGGATGTAAGCGATCTGAAAGCAGCAGATAAAGTAAGAGAGGAACTGAAAAAAGAAGGAAAAGAAGCCATTTGCTATGGAATGGGCGATGGGCTTGAGGCAGTAGAAAGGGCATCGGAAGTTGGCAAAAATATTGTTGTATCTGTGGCAGCACTGGAAGTAGCCAAATATTTGGAAAAGACCTTTGGTACGCCGTATGAGATCGGTTATCCGGCAGCAGGTGAGTTGGTTCCGAATCTGGACTATCAGGGAAAGAAAATCCTTGTGGTACACCAGCAGGTGATGGCGGAAGCAATCCGGCAGGAAATTCTTAAAAGAGAGAATTCGGCAGAGGTGCAGACAGCAACCTGGTTTATGAGGAAAAAAGAGCTTGCCTGTCCGCAGGATGTGTCGTTGCGTGAGGAAGATGATTATATCGATCTTGTGAAAAATGGTGGATTTGATATCATTTTTGCAGATGCATGTATGGAAAAAATGGTTCCGGATTTTCAGGGAATCTTCGTAAATACAAGACATTTTGCAGTGTCAGGGAGACTGTGTGAATAGATGAAAAATGAAGTGACAAAACAGATCCGCGTCTATGGGATCGTGCAAGGCGTAGGATTTCGTCCGACTGTGAGCAGGCATGCAGCTACGCATCAGATCCGGGGCAGCGTGTCCAATAAAGGTCCGTATGTGGAAATCTTTGCGCAGGGACCGGAAGAGGCAGTGGATGGATTTATCTCAGATATTGAGAATAAGCCGCCGAAGCGGGCAGCAATTTTGAAAATGAATATTGAGCCGGTAGAAGAAGCAGAAGACTTTACGGAGTTTGCGATCATTGAAAGTGAAAAGACGAAAGGTGAGATTTTTGTCTCACCGGATATTGCAATTTGTGATGAATGCAAGGAAGAAATGTTTGATCCGAAGAACCGTAGATATCTGCATCCATTTATCAACTGTACCTGCTGTGGACCAAGACTTACGATCCTGGATGCCCTTCCGTATGACCGGGAGCGCACCAGCATGAAAGAATTTCCGATGTGTCCGGATTGCGCAAAAGAATATTATGATCCGGCAACCCGGAGATACGATGCACAGCCAGTCTGTTGTAACGAGTGTGGTCCGGAGGTCTACCTGATCGGCAGAGAAGAACGCGGAAGAGATGCGATCATTTACACCAGACGGACCATTGCAGAAGGCGGAATTGTGGCGATTAAGGGGATTGGAGGTTTCCACCTGTGCTGCGATGCGACTAATGAAGAGGCGGTGAAGCGCCTCAGAGAACTGAAAAAACGTCCGGCGAAACCATTTGCAGTTATGGCAAAAGATCTGGAATCTGTGAAAAGAGAATGCCTGATCAGTGAAGAACAGGAAAAAATTCTGACCGGACATCAAAAACCAATCCTGCTTTTGGACAAAAAAGAAGATGGTGAAGAAACACTTTGCGAAAGTATTGCACCTGGTAATCCAAAGGTTGGAGTAATGTTGCCGTATGCACCGGTACAGCTTCTGCTCTTTACCTATGATGATGGAATCCGGATGCCGTCTTTTTTGGTTATGACCAGTGGAAATACATCTGGTGCACCGATCTGCAGGGAGGACAAAGAAGCGATTCAGGAGCTTTCCCGTCTGTGCGACTGTATGCTTTCCCACAACCGGAAAATCCGGATCCGTGCCGATGATTCAGTGATGGATTTTTATAAAAATGAGCCATATATGATCCGCAGATCCAGAGGCTATGCGCCACTTCCGACCATGGTTCAGATGCCGTGGAAAGGGCAGGTACTTGCTACTGGAGGAGAACTGAAAAATACATTCTGCATCGGTGTGGACGGCAGATTTTACCCATCCCCTTATGTGGGAGATCTGGAAGATCTGCGCACCGTGGAAGCTTTAAAAGAAACGATCGGCAGAATGGAAACACTTCTGGAGGTAGAACCAAAGGTTGTGGCATGCGATCTGCATCCGAAATACAATGCGACAGTTGTTGCGGAAGAACTTGGACTTCCGGTTCTGAAGATACAGCACCATTTTGCACATATTCTGTCCTGTATGGCAGAAAATGACTGCGAAGATCCGGTGATCGGCGTTTCCTTTGACGGAACCGGCTATGGAACGGATGGGACCATCTGGGGTGGAGAAATTCTTCGTTGTGATTACAATGGATTTGAAAGACTTGGCAGCATTAAGCCATTCTGGCAGGTAGGTGGAGATCTTTCTGCAAAAGAAGGCTGGCGAATTGCCGGGTCTCTTCTCTATGAAGAATTGCAGGATAAAGAAAAAACGGTCGAATGGATGAAGAAACTGGAGCTTTGCACCGAACCGGAGGCAAAAGTACTGGTGACAATGACCGGACGACACCTGAATGCTGTTCGATCTACCAGTGCCGGCCGTCTCTTTGATGGAGTCAGTGCTATCCTCGGAATCCGGAAAAAATCCACTTTCGAGGGAGAAGCATCTACGGCATTAGAGTTCGCAGCAGAAGCTTACGAAAAAACAATGCAGCATCCATACAAACCCCTCATGCTTAAGCCATTTACAGAAACGGCAGAAGACCGCCTGATTCTAAATACCGGCGAATTAGTCAAAAACCTCGCCAAAAAACGTCTCGCCGGGGAAGATACCGGACAACTTGCATACGAGTTCCACCAGGAACTTGCAAGACAGATCATATCCGCAGCCCTCACAGCAAGTCATCAGACCGGAATCCGGAAAGTTGCCCTAAGCGGCGGAGTTTTCCAGAACCGCTTACTACTACGGCTGGTAGAAGAAGGTCTGGTTAAGCAAGGTCTCATCACCCTGCACCATCACCTCATTCCACCAAATGACGGAGGATTGTCACTTGGTCAGGCAGCCTACGCAATGGCATATTTACAGAAGCATGAGATAAAATAAAACCAGACATAAAAATATTTTAAACAGAGTTAATCTAA
The sequence above is drawn from the Coprococcus comes ATCC 27758 genome and encodes:
- a CDS encoding P-loop NTPase, producing MLKIAIYGKGGIGKSTITSNLAAAFAAMGKKVIQIGCDPKADSTINLLGGEPLRPVMNYMREEDEEPEELSDIAKEGYGGVLCIETGGPTPGLGCAGRGIIATFQLLEDLQLFETYKPDVVLYDVLGDVVCGGFAAPIREGYAEKVLIVTSGEKMALYAANNISSAVRNFEDRSYARVFGIVLNHRNVENETEKVQAFSEKSGIPIVGEIPRSDEIIRYEDQGMTVIEGDKDSAISKRFFDLAELLLKSEE
- a CDS encoding nitrogenase component 1 yields the protein MAKEAYYCTVKELNKLGRDAIPAQLRSNTHLIYSSPATLAFNSPGAEGFGVKRAGLAVPDSIMLIVAPGCCGRNTSLISSMREYDNRFFYLMMDETDIVTGRHLKKIPKAVEEICNCCEKRPSVVMICITCVDALLGTDMERVCRKAEERAGLPVRPCYMYALTREGRKPPMVHVRQSLYSLLEPKKKKGNVVNLLGFFSPLIDECELYDLLHSAGVKTIHEISRCKDYEEYQTMSEANFNLVLHPEARFAAEDFHNRLQIPFIELRRLYQTDKIASQYQAFGKVLGVTFSDEVYREKAEETVAKFKEKRPDASFAIGECMNGDPFEMALAMIKYGFKVPEIYGTLTAENFIYLNQLSQLSPETKVFSNMEPTMLYYDPEKSGVNMTIGKDAGYYHPDQPNVIWNQDRQPYGYAGVTRLFETLLEV
- a CDS encoding nitrogenase component 1 — encoded protein: MRGLRKYLTPFAPDQSGAVSVLYELGGIIVICDAGGCTGNVCGFDEPRWFERKSAVFSAGLRDMDAILGRDDRLVAKLVDAADKIDANFAAIVGTPVPAVIGTDYQALKRMCEKKTDLPILAIDTDGMELYDKGEEKAYLALFTAFAKEKYEVCKEKVGILGMTPQDVSDLKAADKVREELKKEGKEAICYGMGDGLEAVERASEVGKNIVVSVAALEVAKYLEKTFGTPYEIGYPAAGELVPNLDYQGKKILVVHQQVMAEAIRQEILKRENSAEVQTATWFMRKKELACPQDVSLREEDDYIDLVKNGGFDIIFADACMEKMVPDFQGIFVNTRHFAVSGRLCE
- the hypF gene encoding carbamoyltransferase HypF, with amino-acid sequence MKNEVTKQIRVYGIVQGVGFRPTVSRHAATHQIRGSVSNKGPYVEIFAQGPEEAVDGFISDIENKPPKRAAILKMNIEPVEEAEDFTEFAIIESEKTKGEIFVSPDIAICDECKEEMFDPKNRRYLHPFINCTCCGPRLTILDALPYDRERTSMKEFPMCPDCAKEYYDPATRRYDAQPVCCNECGPEVYLIGREERGRDAIIYTRRTIAEGGIVAIKGIGGFHLCCDATNEEAVKRLRELKKRPAKPFAVMAKDLESVKRECLISEEQEKILTGHQKPILLLDKKEDGEETLCESIAPGNPKVGVMLPYAPVQLLLFTYDDGIRMPSFLVMTSGNTSGAPICREDKEAIQELSRLCDCMLSHNRKIRIRADDSVMDFYKNEPYMIRRSRGYAPLPTMVQMPWKGQVLATGGELKNTFCIGVDGRFYPSPYVGDLEDLRTVEALKETIGRMETLLEVEPKVVACDLHPKYNATVVAEELGLPVLKIQHHFAHILSCMAENDCEDPVIGVSFDGTGYGTDGTIWGGEILRCDYNGFERLGSIKPFWQVGGDLSAKEGWRIAGSLLYEELQDKEKTVEWMKKLELCTEPEAKVLVTMTGRHLNAVRSTSAGRLFDGVSAILGIRKKSTFEGEASTALEFAAEAYEKTMQHPYKPLMLKPFTETAEDRLILNTGELVKNLAKKRLAGEDTGQLAYEFHQELARQIISAALTASHQTGIRKVALSGGVFQNRLLLRLVEEGLVKQGLITLHHHLIPPNDGGLSLGQAAYAMAYLQKHEIK